A portion of the Homalodisca vitripennis isolate AUS2020 chromosome 2, UT_GWSS_2.1, whole genome shotgun sequence genome contains these proteins:
- the LOC124355952 gene encoding uncharacterized protein LOC124355952 — MDIAIGSDDLTVSNWSGGDVHILRGFSCKGAMVTQMPYNNPRVLEEHNHPPNNAEFEVTLLRLKMRDLAATSTGTLNSLVRMVLREASQEARNLLEPILDGNQTRPASTATKADIRYLKTMTYLPAATIVGPYHEDEAVVGRNSSVR, encoded by the exons ATGGATATTGCTATAGGAAGCGACGATCTGACAGTGTCAAACTGGTCAGGTGGAGATGTTCACATTTTACGCGGTTTTTCGTGTAAGGGAGCCATGGTGACACAAATGCCG TACAACAACCCACGGGTACTGGAGGAACATAACCACCCGCCCAACAACGCTGAGTTCGAAGTCACACTGTTGAGGCTAAAAATGAGAGATCTGGCAGCGACGAGCACAGGTACCCTAAATTCTTTGGTGAGGATGGTGCTGAGAGAGGCATCACAGGAGGCCCGGAATCTGTTGGAGCCGATACTCGATGGCAATCAAACGAGACCTGCGTCGACTGCGACAAAAGCTGACATCAG ATACCTGAAGACAATGACCTACCTCCCAGCTGCCACAATCGTTGGTCCCTACCACGAGGACGAAGCAGTGGTCGGTCGGAATTCTTCCGTTCGTTGA